A part of Podarcis muralis chromosome 13, rPodMur119.hap1.1, whole genome shotgun sequence genomic DNA contains:
- the LOC114583503 gene encoding olfactory receptor 6C75-like — protein MENQTKINEFLLLGFTENGKLEIFFFVLFLIMYLMAVTGNMMIITITLMDFRLRTPMYFFLRNYAILEIGYTTAAIPKALFNLASGRKTISYAGCISQLFFYFFLGTTDFFLLTVMSFDRYMAICNPLRYTTTMNERFCTLLVLFSWIGSLAVILAQTLLYVQFPVCGSNIIDHFFCDSKALLHLLCGDTHFLELSSFILSVFTLLGTLAITVVSYVNIISTVLHIPSAAGRQKAFSTCASHITIVTVTYGSCISMYVIPERDGGQNFNKVVAVLNNVVCPLMTPFVYSLRNRQVQDALKNAFAYKHVFNKMQRNSCSLK, from the coding sequence ATGGAGAACCAAACAAAGATCAATGAATTTCTACTGCTGGGATTCACTGAGAATGGCAAACTAGAGATATTTTTCTTTGTCCTTTTCTTAATCATGTACCTGATGGCTGTAACGGGAAACATGATGATTATCACCATCACTCTCATGGATTTCCGCCTCAGGACACCCATGTATTTCTTTCTACGGAATTATGCCATCTTGGAGATTGGATACACCACTGCTGCCATCCCAAAGGCGTTGTTCAACCTTGCATCTGGCAGGAAAACAATCTCGTATGCTGGATGTATAAGCCAATTGTTTTTCTATTTCTTCCTGGGCACCACAGACTTCTTCCTGCTGACTGTGATGTCCTTTGACCGATATATGGCCATCTGCAACCCCCTAAGGTACACCACCACCATGAATGAGAGGTTCTGCACACTTTTGGTGCTGTTCTCTTGGATTGGGTCGCTTGCTGTGATTTTGGCTCAAACTCTGCTATATGTTCAATTTCCTGTTTGTGGCTCCAACATCATTGACCATTTCTTCTGCGACAGCAAAGCATTACTCCATCTTCTCTGTGGTGACACACATTTCCTAGAGCTCTCCAGCTTTATTCTTTCGGTGTTTACGCTACTGGGGACTTTAGCTATCACCGTTGTGTCCTATGTGAATATAATCTCAACTGTTCTCCACATCCCAAGTGCTGCAGGGAGGCagaaggccttttccacctgtgCTTCCCACATCACCATTGTCACTGTCACCTATGGAAGCTGCATCTCTATGTACGTCATACCTGAGCGGGATGGTGGGCAAAActtcaacaaagttgtggccgTTCTTAACAATGTGGTTTGTCCTCTAATGACCCCCTTTGTATACAGCCTGAGGAACAGGCAGGTCCAAGATGCTTTGAAAAATGCTTTTGCCTACAAGCATGTATTTAATAAAATGCAGAGAAACTCATGCAGTTTGAAATGA